ATTCTATAATTCTTAAAACATTTTGAACTAATGTATGTTGTTTTTCATTTGtttgcttatttatttatttttttctttacaccTTTCTCAAATTTCACATTTTGTTTTAATACCACAGTTACCTTCAAAAGGGAATTtcgctaatttttgttaatttgacaaaaattagtTCCAGTGAAAATTGCTCCTTGCGTAAATCAATTCtcgcgaaatatttttttttttctctttttcgaaAAACGATACTATTTTATACCTTTTAAGTTACCAAGATATGCGAATTTCAACTCCGACAGCCTTGTTTTAATGTTACCGTGAAAGGCCCTAAAAACACGGTATCAATTAAGAACATATCTCATCTAATCCTTGTTTCTTGAAATTAGATCTTGCCAAGTTTGCGAAACTTAATTCCCTTGAAGTACATTTTGAtctttataaaacattttagaaaggAAGCTGCATCAAAGAAAGTACATTTCGTTGCGTCAAATCACGTACGTACTTTGATGACCTGCGCTAGCATGTGGAGGCGAGTGAAATGTATTTCGCTTGTGTATCAAcgctttttcatttttcacattttttgcgAAGAAAATAGGTTAAGGTTACGGTTAAAACTTCCGGTAAAACTTGCGGTTAAAACTTGCGATGTCATAGCGCCAAAAACAATGTTAATGTTGTTTGAATGaatgtataaaattgaaatttttaaaataaaatcaactTGAGATAATATTTTGATTCGTGGTTAAAAAGTAAAGTCTCAAAGAATGAAATTCACGCGATGGAGGCTCGGGCCAATTATTTCCCGCAAGTGAGGCGAGTGTtctcataaacaaaaacatcttATCATGTTTCGTGCAAACGATTAACCTCTGTAagtctgttttaaaaaacagtttatccTCAGTAATTTTCTTCTCCACTTTCGCTTTTCATGCTGTTTTCAtaagaaatttgtataaaaaattattttttaaagcgcTTGAGATTATGCGCTGCTGAACAACTACAGGCAAAATATTGAATGGATATTTACCCCTAGTGTTTAAAAAGTCACATACGAAACCTCTGATACTAAATTtatgaaacaattaaaaaagcTAGGGTACAGGACCCTCTGCTTTGGTTTTTAAATCACACGTACGGAGTAGTGTGATATATCGGTTTGCCCTTTCTTTGCGGCGGTCTTCAGGAAATTTTCATCACACTGGATTCGACTCACTGTTATTGCTCATTTCACTGGATAAAAGATTCTGTACTATATTCTGGCGTATAAACGGAAAGCTGGTGTTGCGCTTTCTTGATATAAAGTTAAGGAACAAGAAATTTATCTTATGGCTGTTTTTATTGAAGCATGGGCCTTAGTTAAGGTGAAGAAAGAAGCTGTTGTTGCTGAAATTATTCAAGTAAAAATGAAGCGaagttataattttaaaaccaaTACTTTTATGACTTAAAGGGATGCATGatttaaagtgtttttatgtTACAATACATAATATTTTCTCTGCTTGCAAATGTAGCCAGAATAATAGCCAAAATAATAGCGCCTCCGCCATTTTTAATTACGCGCTCAGTTGGTCGGATTTTGTTAGTAGTAGGAGGATAGTTTGcgtatcaacctcgtccccacggCTCCTTTTCTCCTCCTTACACGGACTGTAAGATCTCTCCGAccgaaattgtgaaaaaaaaatctaatgaCGAGGTTGCTTGTGTACATGACACGAATAAAAATCGCTTcttacatgtttttcttttgaaaaaagaaattttactgcTCAAGTACTTTGCTGGGACAGGAAGAATTCAGCGTGTGGCGAGAGATCCACTTCTGTTTATCGTcagattttattttcttcaaCAAACGGTTGCAAACTGTTTGTCTAAATTATTGATTGCGTCATTGAACGAGggttatttgttaaaatatactAAATACGCTCATTCGcagtatttacaataaaaatacaatatttcttttttaaaacaaaagcttCAGACAGTGTTTGATgtaacaataacaaattttttaagaagttGAAATGTTTTGTTTCAATTACACCAACTTCAGACGCAGGGGTCAAGCGTATCCTCAAGGTAATATCTCGGGCGGCGAGAAGAAAAGGGATTCCAGGAACGTGATTAAGCCAGCACTTTTTGTAATTCTTCGTTCTTGCTCCAATTTGAAAATTCTGCTCCATTTTCGTCACCATTAGCTTTTTGAGGTAAACCTGGAGAGGTTtctctcaaagagctctgggaactCCATCTACTCTAGGAACTCTCCATCTACTCTGACCACGCCCTTGGTCTATACATAAAACCGCCATGCGAAGGAGTGCAAGATGTCCCCTCTTGTTCTGCGTCAGTTTGGTCCGTTTCTTGTAACGTTTCTAAATccagtttcatttttaattttcgaCTTGTTCGGGGCGAATGAAAGTCACAAGGTACAAATATATCTGCGTTTTTTAATATGTGTTGTTGCTTAGTGGTCCTGTGTGATTTGCTTTCTCGTAATTGTCGACGTTGTTTTTTCGTTAACGAGGGGAGTGTCCATTTTGACGAGTACAATATCGTATCTTCATGTATGTCTGGTAGTAAAGGAACAGTTTTTGCTCGCGCTCTCCGAACTTCAGACGGAGAATAATACGAAAGATCGTGTTGCGAAGAAACGCACGATTTATGATTTTCTTCAACGTTTATTTTGGTTTTAACTTCCGTGTTATGATTTCTAAATAAATCTTCAAAACCAACTTTATCAACCTTTTCATCTGTTTTCGTGATCATGTTTTTGATGCATTCGTAATCTTTTGTCGTATCTGTCATGAAACGCAACATCTACAAATACAAACCGTCTAATTTCATTTACCGACTATTTGAAAATAAACTAAAGCACTCTTCAATTTCTCGTGGTG
This is a stretch of genomic DNA from Hydractinia symbiolongicarpus strain clone_291-10 chromosome 9, HSymV2.1, whole genome shotgun sequence. It encodes these proteins:
- the LOC130657066 gene encoding uncharacterized protein LOC130657066, giving the protein MLRFMTDTTKDYECIKNMITKTDEKVDKVGFEDLFRNHNTEVKTKINVEENHKSCVSSQHDLSYYSPSEVRRARAKTVPLLPDIHEDTILYSSKWTLPSLTKKQRRQLRESKSHRTTKQQHILKNADIFVPCDFHSPRTSRKLKMKLDLETLQETDQTDAEQEGTSCTPSHGGFMYRPRAWSE